A single genomic interval of Streptomyces sp. BA2 harbors:
- a CDS encoding type IV secretory system conjugative DNA transfer family protein: protein MGYREPEPSDYRYRDGRRESRERGIPDGLLVGGLAFVLGLTVLVWSATGLAGLFSHGSWPKNVTFGNTPVAMRHLVQQPHDIAGAWPATPAPQLTGYGLFWGLLIGQLMVLVVLTIFVMGTVTRWRAVRRARREAPPEPAVAPVVGNRPAGRWGSPRSSAAESGGGWAQPTPPGADEQDVRAAVPQSTEVLGAETATVPTPRTPLVLGPQETRRPLAAEAIRDAEGAALVLTSDPTLWEETKDARAKLGPVLVYDPSHLCDTPARLHWSPTTACEDKATAAQRATALLAAIRPSAKLDSTVADTAETLLRSFLHAAAVDGRPVKHVHRWAQGTQVQEAVRILRTHQKATAGAAGELEAALTAYPERRDMAQELTARALSALFTLNVRESCTPNRTDSLTLDSFIDEGGTLFVVGEPIEDPKSPKGPGAMPLLTALASSVVEHGRRMAERSSSGRLDPPMTLVLDDVAAVAPLPQLPELLSTGADRGLPTLALLRSREQARARWPHAELPG from the coding sequence ATGGGGTACCGGGAGCCCGAGCCTTCCGACTACCGCTACCGGGACGGGCGGCGCGAGTCACGGGAACGGGGCATCCCCGACGGCCTCCTGGTGGGCGGCCTCGCCTTCGTGCTCGGCCTGACGGTGCTCGTCTGGTCGGCGACGGGCCTGGCGGGCCTGTTCTCGCACGGCTCCTGGCCCAAGAACGTCACCTTCGGCAATACGCCGGTGGCGATGCGGCACCTGGTACAGCAGCCGCACGACATCGCGGGCGCGTGGCCGGCGACCCCGGCACCTCAACTCACGGGCTACGGCCTGTTCTGGGGCCTGCTGATCGGCCAGCTGATGGTCCTCGTGGTGCTCACGATCTTCGTGATGGGGACGGTCACGCGGTGGAGGGCGGTACGAAGGGCGAGGCGCGAGGCGCCACCAGAACCCGCCGTCGCCCCGGTTGTGGGCAATCGTCCCGCAGGGCGATGGGGGTCCCCCCGCTCGAGCGCAGCCGAGAGTGGGGGAGGGTGGGCACAGCCCACACCGCCGGGCGCCGATGAACAGGACGTCAGGGCTGCGGTGCCGCAGAGCACCGAGGTGCTGGGTGCAGAGACAGCCACGGTTCCTACCCCTCGTACCCCCCTGGTACTGGGCCCCCAAGAAACCCGCAGACCCCTAGCCGCAGAAGCAATCCGAGACGCAGAGGGCGCAGCCCTAGTACTGACATCGGACCCCACCCTGTGGGAAGAGACAAAAGACGCCAGAGCGAAGCTCGGCCCAGTCCTCGTCTACGACCCCTCCCACCTCTGCGACACCCCCGCAAGACTGCACTGGTCCCCCACCACCGCCTGCGAGGACAAGGCAACCGCGGCACAACGAGCCACCGCCCTGCTGGCCGCCATAAGGCCAAGCGCCAAGCTGGACAGCACCGTCGCCGACACCGCCGAAACCCTCCTCCGCAGCTTCCTCCACGCGGCAGCGGTGGACGGCCGCCCGGTCAAGCACGTACACCGCTGGGCACAAGGCACCCAAGTCCAAGAGGCAGTCCGCATCCTCCGCACCCACCAGAAGGCCACCGCGGGAGCCGCGGGCGAGCTGGAGGCGGCCCTCACGGCGTACCCGGAACGGCGCGACATGGCCCAGGAGTTGACGGCACGCGCACTGTCCGCCCTCTTCACCCTGAACGTACGGGAATCGTGCACCCCAAACCGAACCGATTCCCTCACCCTGGATTCCTTCATCGATGAAGGGGGCACGCTTTTCGTGGTGGGTGAACCCATCGAGGACCCCAAATCGCCCAAGGGGCCGGGCGCGATGCCCCTCCTCACGGCACTCGCCTCAAGCGTGGTCGAGCACGGCCGGCGCATGGCCGAACGGTCATCCTCCGGTCGGCTCGACCCACCAATGACGCTGGTCCTCGACGACGTGGCCGCCGTAGCACCGCTCCCCCAGCTCCCGGAGCTCCTGTCCACCGGCGCGGACCGCGGCCTGCCCACCCTGGCCCTCCTCCGCTCCCGCGAACAGGCCCGAGCCCGCTGGCCGCACGCGGAGCTCCCCGGCTGA
- a CDS encoding ATP-binding cassette domain-containing protein, translating into MIRAYELTKRYGDKTVVEDLSFTVHPGTVTGFLGPNGAGKSTTMRMLLGLDAPTRGRSTVGDRTYATHTAPLHEVGALLEARSVHPGRTAFHHLMALAHTHGIPRRRVEEVLDLVGIHEVARKRVKGFSLGMGQRLGIAAALLGDPAVVILDEPVNGLDPEGVLWIRNLLKSLATEGRTVLVSSHLMSEMALTAEHLIIIGRGKLLADTTVETFVRESGTGSVKVVTPEAGLLGELLAAPGVQITSDAPGVLDVRGADGEHIGRTAAQHGIPLFELTPHTASLEQAFMDLTRDSVEYVASVSTAADATADATADATAGVPEVPEVPEGAAA; encoded by the coding sequence ATGATTCGGGCATACGAACTCACCAAGCGCTACGGCGACAAGACCGTCGTGGAGGACCTCTCCTTCACCGTCCACCCCGGTACCGTCACCGGCTTTCTCGGCCCCAACGGCGCGGGCAAGTCCACCACCATGCGGATGCTCCTCGGCCTGGACGCCCCAACTCGCGGCCGCTCCACGGTCGGCGACCGGACGTACGCGACGCACACCGCGCCCCTGCACGAGGTGGGCGCGCTGCTGGAGGCAAGGTCCGTCCATCCGGGCCGCACCGCCTTCCACCACCTCATGGCGCTGGCCCACACGCACGGCATCCCACGCCGCCGCGTCGAGGAGGTGCTGGACCTCGTGGGCATCCACGAGGTGGCCCGCAAGCGCGTGAAGGGCTTCTCGCTCGGCATGGGCCAGCGGCTCGGTATCGCGGCCGCGCTCCTCGGCGACCCGGCCGTCGTCATCCTCGACGAGCCGGTCAACGGCCTCGACCCCGAGGGCGTCCTGTGGATCCGCAACCTCCTCAAGTCCCTTGCCACGGAAGGCCGTACGGTCCTCGTCTCCTCACACCTCATGAGCGAGATGGCACTGACCGCCGAGCACCTGATCATCATCGGCCGCGGCAAACTCCTCGCGGACACGACGGTCGAGACGTTCGTACGTGAGTCGGGCACAGGCTCCGTCAAGGTCGTCACCCCCGAGGCGGGCCTCCTCGGCGAGCTGCTCGCCGCACCCGGCGTACAGATCACAAGTGACGCGCCGGGCGTACTCGACGTACGCGGCGCGGACGGCGAGCACATCGGCCGCACGGCGGCGCAGCACGGCATCCCCCTCTTCGAACTCACCCCGCACACGGCATCGTTGGAGCAGGCATTCATGGACCTGACGCGGGATTCGGTCGAGTACGTCGCGTCGGTGTCCACCGCCGCCGACGCGACCGCCGACGCGACCGCCGACGCGACCGCCGGCGTCCCGGAAGTCCCGGAAGTCCCGGAAGGAGCAGCGGCATGA